A single Brachionichthys hirsutus isolate HB-005 chromosome 17, CSIRO-AGI_Bhir_v1, whole genome shotgun sequence DNA region contains:
- the mab21l2 gene encoding protein mab-21-like 2: protein MIATQAKLVYQLNKYYNERCQARKSAIAKTIREVCKVVSDVLKEVEVQEPRFISSLSEIDARYEGMEVISPNEFEVVLYLNQMGVFNFVDDGSLPGCAVLKLSDGRKRSMSLWVEFITASGYLSARKIRSRFQTLVAQAVDKCSYRDVVKMIADTSEVKLRIRERYVVQITPAFKCTGIWPRSAAQWPMPHIPWPGPNRVAEVKAEGFNLLSKECYSLTGKQSSAESDAWVLQFSEAENRLLMAGCRKKCLSVLKTLRDRHLELPGQPLHNYHMKTLLLYECEKHPRETDWDESCLGDRLNGILLQLISCLQCRRCPHYFLPNLDLFQGKPHSALEAAAKQTWRLAREILTNAKSLDKL from the coding sequence ATGATCGCGACGCAGGCGAAGCTGGTCTACCAGCTGAACAAATACTACAACGAACGGTGCCAGGCGCGCAAATCGGCCATTGCGAAGACCATCCGGGAGGTTTGCAAAGTGGTGTCGGACGtcctgaaggaggtggaggtgcaggaGCCGCGCTTCATCAGCTCCCTCAGCGAGATCGACGCGCGCTACGAGGGGATGGAGGTCATCTCCCCCAACGAGTTCGAGGTCGTGCTGTACCTCAACCAAATGGGGGTGTTCAACTTCGTGGACGACGGCTCCCTGCCCGGCTGCGCGGTGCTGAAGCTGAGCGACGGCCGCAAACGGAGCATGTCGCTGTGGGTCGAGTTCATCACCGCCTCGGGCTACCTGTCGGCCAGGAAGATCCGCTCCCGGTTCCAGACTCTCGTGGCGCAGGCCGTGGATAAGTGCAGCTACCGCGACGTGGTGAAGATGATCGCGGACACCAGCGAGGTGAAGCTACGGATCCGGGAGAGGTACGTGGTGCAGATCACCCCGGCGTTCAAGTGCACCGGGATCTGGCCCCGGAGCGCGGCTCAGTGGCCCATGCCTCACATCCCCTGGCCGGGGCCGAACCGGGTGGCGGAGGTCAAAGCCGAGGGGTTCAACCTCCTCTCCAAGGAGTGCTACTCGTTAACGGGGAAGCAGAGCTCCGCGGAGAGCGACGCCTGGGTGCTGCAGTTCAGCGAGGCCGAGAACCGGCTGCTGATGGCCGGCTGCAGGAAGAAGTGTCTGTCCGTGCTGAAGACGCTGCGGGACCGTCACCTGGAGCTCCCGGGGCAGCCCCTCCACAACTACCACATGAAGACCCTGCTGCTGTACGAGTGCGAGAAGCACCCGAGGGAGACCGACTGGGACGAGTCGTGCCTCGGGGACCGGCTGAACGGgatcctgctgcagctcatctcctGCCTGCAGTGCCGCAGATGTCCCCACTACTTCTTGCCGAACTTGGACTTGTTTCAGGGAAAGCCTCACTCGGCCCTGGAGGCTGCTGCTAAGCAGACGTGGAGACTAGCGAGGGAGATCCTCACCAATGCCAAGAGTTTGGACAAACTATAA